DNA from Diabrotica virgifera virgifera chromosome 10, PGI_DIABVI_V3a:
ttctgatgtctggtagaatttcctccccgtagaggttaattatgttacacttgaagtttccgcgggagctatatgtgctttctgttgttttccgggtttgactccgcgttgaataattttggttttgagaaaaaccattattttgacgacgtttcggcaagatctcacttgccattgtcaagtcaggtagttccgcttctcgctgctgcttgaagtaatctgaattcttactcacgataccgtcacttatgtagttgatcctgatgctgctgcttgccctgcgcgaactctggctcttgttatcgGTCCAGTGTAGGTTGCAGTCGCCggagggatgttacgcgtggatgttgcgagAATTACGCGAGATTTATTTTGGTgtttttcttcagtaccgttttccatgttgtaggaagccgttgcgcatcatctctttggtttaagccgttgggatttagTCTTTTTCCACTATTACATAATCGATTATTGATTTTTCTCCTCTGCTTACAACTTCCCGTGTGTATTTgtggatatttttatgttcgaaGAGTGTGTTAGCTATTATTAGATTATGTAGTTGACAGTATTCAAGCAATCTCTTGCCGTTATTGTTCCTCGTATCTTCCCCATATGTACCTATTACTGTGTTATATTTGTGATCTTGTTTACCAATTCTGCTGTTGAAGTCTCCAGCAATTAATATTCTTCCTTTGCATTCTTCTGTAATTCTTGTTAGTTCATcccaaaatttatcttttattgcTTAATTCTCCGTCTTCGCTTGGTCCGTATACAGCTATTGTCCAGTTTTCTCCGTTTATGCCTGTTAGTTCTACTTTTAATATTCTTTCGTTAATTGCCTCCCACgtgtttacattatttattagtttttcatcCTATTCCGGCTGCAGCTCTTTGTTTACTCTCCACTTCACTATATATCATCAAATGACCTTTATTAAGTTTAATTTCGCCTTTgccttttttctttgtttccgaTACTGTTAGTATATCTAGTTGTGTTTGTTCAAATTCCTCTATTAAATCGTGTTCTTTTCCGTAAATACTTCGTATATTTCATGTTCCAATTTTCCATGTGCTCGTTCTTCCTTTTATCATGTTTCGTTTTCCCTTTCTTATGCTGGTCGTCTCCATGTTTCCGTCCTGTATATGTTCCACTAGTTTTTTGGATTATCATTAAGAGTCTTCGTACTTTCAAtcgtatttttctttttattccaTATAAATTTTTCGCCATTTATAATTAATTTCTGGTACCCAATTACTACCTTTTtataataattgatggattcgaccgttacttgatggaagttcattttatctaacaataaaacactgaaaacgttagttttctatacttccacaaaatttattacaactaagtaaCTATTtcggcactctgccgaaacagctgtagtcacttagttgtaataaattttgtggaagtatagaaaactaacgttttcagtgttttattgttagatactACCTTTTTGTTCTGATTTCTGTTATCTTTTGCTATTTCTTGTAGGCTTTTCTGGATTTTGTTCTCTTGTTCTATTAAATCATGTCGTATAAATATTTTTTGGCCTTTGACGTGTCTTagtttgtgtttatttttcattacGTCTGCTTTTTCTCGATTGTTCAATTTTGGTACGCACATTGTTTcgtttatttttgtcaattttttcgCTTTAATGACAACTTGTAGCTTGTTTTCGACaaatttttctatttcttcttgcgCTTCTTCTTCATTGTCCCGTATTTTAAATCCACTTATAATTAtgttatttttcttcatgtattTTTcgaagttttcatctaaattcaattaaaaatcatgcattaattttttttattacttatctCATATGAGTAGGACTATGACTCGATACTCAGAACCAAACTATGGGAAACAATGGAAGACATCGAAGTTCCACGAATATTAATAAGAGCAGTAAAAGCAGTCTACAAtctacaagaataacaaagtagCTATAAAAATGGATaatagaatatgcagtccatttaagacaACAATAAAGTGAAAACTGCATAAATCCTTAGTAATAtgcagggtgtttttaaataagtgcgacaaactttaagggctacatgaaaaaataatgacagtttctataaacctatgtccgcaaatgcttcgtttccgagatacgtgctgttgaaatttttcttacaaactgacgatttatttagtgctctaaaaccggttgagatatgccaatgaaattggataggttttaagagataattattgcgcattttttgacataaaactaaaaattttgtatCTACCATTGGCGCgaatacgggtaatggtctgaattttttaaagaaaaaaaagtacgccactgagatatttcaaataaaaaatcattttggaattcctcgttcaatttgtgatacAAAAATGTAATCTTTCCTATTTTCATGCGACGCatcgtttttatgcaaaaataacACATATTaaccttacaaagtattcgaaataagtttctatgtATTCATATGGAAAAGAACTTGTCATTTCTAATTCATTCATACCCAGTTTATTGgcagaaaaaaattgttaaaataagaaataaatctcttttcAATGAAAGAATAGCTAAATTTACCTATTTACGGATGTgaatattaattttaaaagatCACTTCAAATGTTTAAAATTCTCGTCGTGTACCTCCTGACAATGTGCAATTTAATATTATGTTTCCtaccataaatgttttattttttattacgtgGATACCTACTTACCGAAATTTATAtaacgtaaaaataaaaaaaacctaaataatACCACAATGCCACAAATTCTCAATATCTAAcaaatctttgttttatttcactttaattattaCACGCCCACGGACACACGCCACTTTTGTTAACACAAAGTGTACAGAACAGAAAGACAAAATTATTTAACCTTAACCATTGAGGCGTATAATATAACATCCCTGAAATAATATACAAGCGCCAGTATTACAACATccctgactattcataaatttgatctttgtcaatttttttaagtataagtGATAGGTACGTGACAAAAATGTCCTTTTAAAACTGAATAAACTTTTTAGATcgtaaaaaacattttagtttgcATTAATATTGTATGGGTGATAAAAATTCTTAAGTTGCATTATTGTGACAAGAGAATTCTTGTTTTGTCTATTAATCTTTTTTAAGTTATTGATTCTGATTATATGTAggtagaaatagttttcttatcaGTAAAGTTATTATTCAATCATGTCTTAGGAATAATGCTCAACtcaaagttataaaaaatattttatttttatatcggcATCCCTCAAAATTCGGCGCCCTGTGCGATCGCCTGGCTCGCCCGGCCGTTTATCCGGAGCTGactgatgccatcaatttctattttacatctgattggttctttaccgATTAggtactattgttttagttttctgatctttgcagactatcttcatcttaggctattaatattgcgtcgtctgcgtaacagagtatttttacttctttgtttcccattctgtatcctcttccaTTGTTTACGCTTTTGacgatttcatccatgattaaattgaagagcatagtgCTCAATGAGTCTCcatgtcttattccgctgcctatgtctgtaggttctgtaagttgtccatctattctgacttccattttgttgtgttggtagatgttttcaatagtttttatgatatctagggacttctctattatacagaagatgaatTACTCTTTacgtcttactctgtcaaatgttttcttcaagtcaatcagacatagaaatgctggtctattatactctagtgatttctcattAATTTGCTTtgtgacgaatattgcatctgtacacgatcttccagtacgaaaaccttgttgttcatCATCTGCTGAACATTGTGATTCTTTAGTTCTTGTAAGTacaattttagttgtaagttttagggtagtaggTTAACAAGTTTAACATAATTTTAATAATATCCATAAATTAATAGTAATCCATTGGTACCGCTTATATTATAATATAGGTATATTCACATAAGCGCGACAACCCTCCTAGCTGGTATCGGCTATAAACGGCTTGTGATCAGGACCCTAcaattgctgtcccgagatgcaagtTTATCTTGTTAGCACAGATCTAGTTAAATCTCTTTCGCTTATAATTTATTCGCAAAAGCTCAAATTTAGAATAAATTTTGAGATTAAGAAGAGAAACTTATTAGCCTAATGACATTCGATGACAGAAAAAAATATgcgtaaatttatttttaaacaaattattttaGAAGAATTCAATCTggaatttttatttctaaatcaACATCGATTGAAGAAACACATTGATTGATCCAAAATGAGAGAAATTCTTGAACTTAAATTACACAACAATTCTGATGGAATTGCATCTAGGTATATAGTAACAGGAGTACAGAATCCATGTAAACGTACATAATATATATTTGTCTATAAAACAGTAATACAAATTTAGTCTTgctattaaacattttaaatcaCATTATTTGTTGTGTTATTGAAATATGATAAATAATTtcttacaataattataataattatagatACTTGAAAAAAGTACAATATCACAAACATTTTTATTTCCTAGCCTGTCTAAGTTCTGCAACCAGTTATACACATCATGGACAGTATTCTGAGTTCTGTGATTGACGATTTTGCAGCGTGGAGCGTGGTATACGACATAACCTAAAAAAAAGTATCAATTTGTAAATTCAATATGTATATGTGTATATAGGTGATTGACATACGACGAttagtaaattaataataatttaaacaatAAGAAGCTAATATAATTCAATAAAATGGTCAAAGACGAGGCTCCAAGTAATACAAGACTAACATCATTTAAGTTACCACGAGATTTAACCCTTGGGcctaaaaaagcaaaaaaagtaTTTGTGCCAAATTTAAATGCTGTTAGAAAGAAAGAAACACCGAAAGAGTGAGTATTCTGATCTGAtagtaaaattattttgtaattaatTGATTTGTACCTTGCAGATTTAATAAAAGGGACGACAGAAACAAAAATGGGGGCAGGGAAAGAAGACAGAAACCTAGAGATAATACCCCCAagtttgtccagtcttcaggaaTATTTTCTGAGGGTGTTGGTGCTGATGTTGTCCGAGTTCGATCTTCAGAAGGGCGCAGTGATAAGGAAAATGATGTTGCTCCTCTTTTGACCATGCCAACCATAAAGAAAAATTCATTCCAAGtatgcatatttttatataaagtagACTTGAATGCTTATTGTCTTATTTTTAAGGTTGACCAGAAGAATGAAGATACTGTATTTAAAAGAATAACTGACTGTGATGAAGAAAGTGATGATGAAAAACTACCTTTTAGACCTATTTCCTGGGAAAACAAATTTCAGAATCCATGTAAGAACTCTACCTGAAAATTGTTTTAAGTTCATTTATATTGACTTATTTTTTGCAGTGTATGGGAAAAAAGAAACCAATGGTATTAAATCTGATAGTTTGGAACCTagtcttaaaaaatgtaagtaATATTGCATCATTGTTGCATATTGCAtcattttttgaaataaatttatagcttgtaacaaaaatgcaggtcataaattaaataacatattctgggaccaGAAATAGctcaattgaacctaacttagCTTAGTACAAATCGATACCTAAACTCCAAAACCTCTCAACTGAAAATCTTCATTTGTACTTTATGGACAAAAAACTATTTATAGCAGTAAATTGACGAAGAAAATTAcatcttttttgttttattaagGTCTTAACTTAATGCAGAATGCATTAAAAAAAGGTTGCAGGAGTTCTGAGTTCTGattagagatttaaaatttccggaaaaattgGGCGCaggaaaaaacctgtttttttccagaaaaaaacagtaaaaattgaaatttgttaCAATATACTACATCCTGCAGCCCATATTAAAATCGATAAATTCAGTAGAATCGCATACATCTATTTTATCAGAAGTGCCTTTTGTCTTTAAGTATATAAAAAACACAATATTAAATGAGGGGTCCGGCAGTAAAACATGGTAAGGGACAGTAAAGAAGTTTTGAAGTGTtggattttgaaaaaaatattcttatattttttattaaaaataagagTGTGAAGCATGTTAAAACTAGCTGAATATGTTGTTAATGtaggcaaaatatggaaaaccaaatatttttttaaaatgattaaTTAGAAAAGAATGAAAATATGAACTACAACTTAACATTGTTTACCTAAAATATTTGAAACAGTTTAACGTAACATGTTAAGTGGTGTTGACTTAACATAATTTGGTAGGTACTaggaattcattttaaatttagataccaTCTGTGGTAAACAGCTGGAATCGATTCCTAAAATGATTTTACACCTTTCAGgttttctaaaacatttaaataaaaataattatatagcGCTGGAGataatttattttcatgtttgcAAGTAAAAAATGTTAAGTTTTTATGCAAAGTGAACGTGGATGTAAACAATGTTAAGTACATCCCTTACAATTTTTTACTTGCGAACATTTATTAtaagaatataaaaaattgtCTCCTTAATAGAAATTTGACCAAATTTCACTAAATACTTGAAATTCAGGATCTTTATCTGAGTTGCAATCATCGTAGCTCTCAGAATTGTCACTGTTAACAGCAAAAAAGCCATTTAGATTTGAACAACCTGCATTATCAAAGATGGAAGTGAGAATAAATGAGAACGCTGGTGAATTTTGGAAGTTCATCAAAAATAAAACCAACGGACATGGTGCTCTCCCTGGCTCTATGTTTCTAGGTGAGGAAAGTGAGaatgacaaacaaaaaataacagaGTTGTTTGCGAAACATTTTGGTACTgtatacagcacttttaatggtAAATCTCTGGATAACCTGGAGAGTAATGAAATTTTCTCACAACAGCTGGAGGTGGAAATTAGTAACCTCAAGTCACTTTTGACAATTTACTGAATGTGTTGTTGTCATTAAATGTCAATAAAGGGGCTGGCCCTGATTTGATACCGAATTTGTTCCTAAGAGAAAGTGCAGTGTCCTTGTGTGAACCATTAGTATATGTTCTTAATAAATCTCTCCAGACAGGAATTTTCCCGAACAGATGGAAACATTCCTTTGTGTGTCCTATTTTCAAGGCAGGAGATCATAgtgatatcaaaaattatcggccaGTTTGTATTCAGTCAGCCTTAtctaaagtatttgaaaaaatggTTTTGCCAAGTTTGGATAATTGTTTTAGGAACATTATTACGGACAACCAACATGGATTTGTAGGCGGACGTTCTACTCTCACTAACCTCTTTTTGTATATCGATAGTATAGGTACAGCAATGGATGAGGGTTACGAGGTGCACTCTATATACACCGATTTCAGTAAGGCCTTTGACCTACTAGATCATAATGTCTTAATTACAAAGCTGAGAAACTTTGGTATCACTGGTTCTTTGTTAGCTTGGTTTACTTTGTATTTGCAAGTAAGATCAGCAGGATGTGTTTCTAATGGATTTGAAGCCGTATCAGGGGTTCCGCAGGGTTCCCATTTGGGTCCTAAGCTTTTTCTGTTGTTGGTAAATGATATTGGTAGGAACTTTAAATCTGAATATCTGATATTTGCAGATGACTTAaagatatttaaatgcattaggTCAGAATCTGATTGTGAGGGTTTGCAGAGAGACTTGGATTCTTTAGTACATTGGTGCCAGGAAAATAATCTTAGATTGAATGCTTCGAAATgctcatatattattttttcatgtaataAGACCACCAGTGATTTTAAATACAAGATAggagatgtggatttatctagGGTTCAGGTCATTAAGGATTTAGGTGTGTTACTGGATAGTAAGCTAAGTTTCGTGGACCATTATGATGCCATTATTGCGCGTGCTAATCATACATTAGGGTTAGTCATCAGAATgtcatatgattttaataatttgtttgtaattgtgAGATTGTTTTTGAGTTATGTTCGTTCATTACTAGAGTATTGTTCAGTGATTTGGGGTCCAAGTTATGAGAATCACAAATATCGAATTGAATCGATTCAAAATAAATTCGTTAGATATCTGCGCTATAGATTAGGTACTAGAGGAATGCAATTGAATTCCAGTCAGGTCATGCAGATGTTTCATTTACACCgtctagagcagcggttctcaaccaccgtgtcgcgacacactggtgtgtcggaagaacctatcaggtgtgtcgcgagatttacgaatacgatatttttatttatatttttttacttgttataatataccaatcatgcattcaacaatttttttaactatTAGATACCACGTTATACCAATCAATAAAGTGCCAATCCGTAATTGTTTCCTCTCTAactgtttttaaaatttaaccGATATAACTTGCGTTATGAATAGTTGCGCAAAGCGGGAGATCTTGTTTACTGTACTTAACTCAGCgtttctcaacctgtggggcgcgcccccctaggggggggcgtgagcatataaaaaatacaccaacatcattaactaatttactaaaatcgaAGCAAAACAAAActctgacaaaataaaaaataaaatacacatgaacactgaataggagttataatcataaagagcactcaatactaaaaagtaagattttactgttttttgtcaaaattattgaacgagggggggcgcggcgaaaataattatggaagattgggtcgcaaagggtaaaaggttgagaaacgctgACTTAACtaccactagcaaaaatttgtacatataagggtgtcgcgaatctgtaaggagtacgttagtgcgtcgctgagtaaaaaaggttgagaaccgctggtctagaggATCGCAGGCGATACTTTGACCTTAATTTCGTATTTAAGGTGTTAAATGGTATTATTGTTGCACCTAGCATTCTGGGTCGAATAGATTTTTATGTTCCAGCTAGGAATTTGAGAAGATGTCCCTTGCTATCTGCTAGATCGTGCAATACACGTCATGCAGAAAATATGcctttaaataaaattgtttctagtgtaaatgagtttccaaatatcgactttatgggagtcacactaaatgcttttaaaaggactatttcacgtgaattattttagtttgattttaatttttttatgtcgttagtttaattgtaagtaatgtaagttaacttgtgttcaatgtttaattttgacttttaattttaattgtaaaatggagttttccgtcaataaatattaattatcaTGGATACATAACATTATTTTCATGCTTATGAATGTCCCTTACCAAATTTTAAgaaattagatagatagatagatagatagataaatttATTGATCTTTTTGTATCATTTACATGACATAAGACAAGTCACAAACATGGTATACTTATAGTACAATAAGTAggttattaaaaaatactacACTAAAGTAAACTAAAGTTatcttattaaaaacattaatggTAACAAACATTTAGTAGAGAACAAGATTACGAGactgataaaatattgttaaaagtataaaaatatcgGAATCAGTTGCTAGCTATTGTTCCAGCCAATGAATTCGTCTAGAGAATAAAAACAATGTGTCAGTTAAAAACAACTTTAACCTGGTTTTGAACTTGTTAAAATGCAATATTTCTTTTATTGAATTTGGtagcaaattaaaaaattgtCCTCCGGCATACATTGGAGAGCATAA
Protein-coding regions in this window:
- the LOC126893443 gene encoding DNA-directed RNA polymerase III subunit RPC4: MVKDEAPSNTRLTSFKLPRDLTLGPKKAKKVFVPNLNAVRKKETPKEFNKRDDRNKNGGRERRQKPRDNTPKFVQSSGIFSEGVGADVVRVRSSEGRSDKENDVAPLLTMPTIKKNSFQVDQKNEDTVFKRITDCDEESDDEKLPFRPISWENKFQNPLYGKKETNGIKSDSLEPSLKKLKLESSEYVNGVCVDSHEFLIEDKYNYDMPSMSLWALPDSFAGKGLSDDPNCKKLFDFGLKDMQEGQIGKIVIRKSGKMEIQIGSTQYELIQGDCDYKEEAIAVDLISSKTKAKSAVLGNIEHRYFLAPDWDRLLQ